The Candidatus Desulfarcum epimagneticum genomic interval TTCCATCAACAGATGGCTTGCGGAAATGGACGTCGCAAAGCCTGTGTGGTCTTCAATAAAAACAGTCCCGTTTATTTCCTATGCCACGTCCAGCATCCTGATCCGCTGAACGGCCCTGTCCAAAGCGGCCTTTGCCCGAATATAATCAATCTCATCGGCGCGGGATTTATCCGCCAAACGATTCTGGGCTCTTTCCATGGAGGCTCTCGCGCGGTCAGGATCAATGTCGCTTCGCCTCTCGGCGGACTCCGCCAGGACCGTCAGCTTTTTGGGAAGGGCTTCGGCAAACCCGCCGTTGACAAAGACCTGTTTTTCCGCGCCGCTCGAATCCACATAGCGGATGGCCCCCACTTTCAAGGCGGTGAGAAACGGGGTGTGACCGATCAAAACACCGAACTCGCCGAGTTCACCGGGGGCCATAGCGATTTTGGCGTCTTCATCCACAACCGCTTTGTCGGGAGTGACCACTTCTAATCTTATATGTCCATCCATGTCATATCCCTTTCAATTATTCAGCCGACATTTTCTTGGCTTTCTCAAGGACTTCCTCAATGTTGCCCACCATATAAAAGGCCTGCTCCGGAACATCATCATGCTCTCCTTCGACGATGGCCTTGAAACCCTGAACCGTGTCTTCGATTTTCACATAGGAGCCGGGGGTGTTGGTGAAAACCTCGGCCACATGGAAAGGCTGTGAAAGAAACCGCTGAATCCTTCTGGCCCTGCTCACGACGAGCTTGTCCTCGTCGGCAAGCTCGTCGATTCCGAGAATAGCGATGATGTCCTGCAATTCCGTGTATTTCTGCAAAATCTGCTGAACCTTCCGGGCCACTCTATAGTGCTCTTCGCCGATGTACGCGGCGTCCAGAATCCGGGAGGATGAGTCCAGGGGATCCACCGAAGGATAAATTCCCAGCTCCACCAGCTTTCTGGACAGAACCACCGTTCCGTCCAAATGGGCGAAGGTGGTGGCCGGGGCGGGGTCGGTGAGGTCGTCCGCCGGGACATACACGCACTGAACAGCCGTGATGGAGCCCTTGTCGGTGGAGGTGATCCTCTCCTGAAGCTCGCCCAGGTCAACCGCCAGTGTGGGTTGATATCCAACCGCCGACGGCATCCGTCCCAAGAGCGCGGACACCTCGGAGCCGGCCTGGGTGAAACGGAAAATGTTGTCGATAAAAATCAACACGTCCTGGCCCTCTTCATCCCTGAAGTATTCAGCGGCCGTCAGGGCGGAAAGCGCCACCCTCGCCCGGGCGCCCGGGGGCTCGGTCATCTGCCCGTAAATCAGGGCGGCCTTGGGAAGCACGTTGGCCTCTTTCATTTCGTGGTACAGATCGTTTCCTTCACGGGTGCGCTCGCCCACTCCGGCGAACACGGAAATGCCGCCATGCTGCATGGCGATGTTATGAACCATCTCCATCATGATAACGGTTTTTCCCACGCCTGCCCCGCCGAACAGACCCATTTTTCCGCCCCGGGGAAACGGCACCAGCAGATCGATGACTTTGATTCCGGTCTCAAGGACCCGAACCGTGGTGTCCTGCTCGGTAAACGCCGGCGCCTCGCGGTGAATCGGAAGCAGTTTTTCCTGGCTGACGGGTCCCAGGCCGTCAACCGGTCGCCCGACCACGTTCAGAACGCGGCCCAGTCCCGCCTCGCCCACCGGCATCATAATCGGTTTGCCGGTGTCTTTGACTTCCTGTCCCCGGGTCAAACCGTCGGTGACGTCCATGGCGATGGTCCTGACCACGTTGTCCCCAAGATGCTGGGCCACTTCAACCACCAGGTTGTCATCCTCGTCGCTGATGGCGGGGTTGGTGATAAACAAAGCGGTATATATGGTGGGCAAACTGCCCTGTTCAAACTCCACATCGACGACAGGCCCCATAACCTGAGTGATTTTCCCAATGTTATCTCCCATCTAAAGACCTCCTATAAAAATCCGGTATTGTTTTTTTTATCCCTTAAGGGCTTCGGCGCCGCCGACGATGTCCATCAATTCAGCCGTGATGGATGCCTGCCGGGCCTTGTTGTATGCCAGGGTCAAACTCTCAATCATATCATCGCAGGCGGAAGTCGCGTTGTCCATGGCGACCATCCGGGCGGCGTGCTCGCTGGTGGATGTTTCAAGCAACGCGCGGTGCGCCTGCACATGAACGCTTTTGGGAAGCAGGGTTCCCAAAAGGCTCTGGGCGGAAGGCTCACAAATATGCTCCGGCATGTACTCCGAGCTTTCCGGCTCATTTTCCTCCACTTCAATGGGCGGTATGGGAAGAAGCTGTTTCACTGTGGGCAGTTGTTTTCCCATGCTGATGAATTGGGAATAAATGATGTAAACCTCATCATAACGCCCTTCCAGAAAGCCTTCCACCAGTTTTCGCCCGGCGTTTGAGGACACGCTGAATCCGAAATCGGTCCCCACAACCCCGATGTGCTCGCTTTCAATGGGGATATCGACTTTTTTGCACCAGTCCCGCCCCCTTCTCCCGAAATTTGTGCTGGAGACTTCAATCCCCTGGCCGGTTTTTTCTTCCACAAAAGCGGCCGCCATTTCGGTCAGGTTCACATTAAATCCCCCACACAGGCCC includes:
- the atpC gene encoding ATP synthase epsilon chain produces the protein MDGHIRLEVVTPDKAVVDEDAKIAMAPGELGEFGVLIGHTPFLTALKVGAIRYVDSSGAEKQVFVNGGFAEALPKKLTVLAESAERRSDIDPDRARASMERAQNRLADKSRADEIDYIRAKAALDRAVQRIRMLDVA
- the atpD gene encoding membrane-bound ATP synthase, F1 sector, beta-subunit (Evidence 2a : Function from experimental evidences in other organisms; Product type e : enzyme); the protein is MGDNIGKITQVMGPVVDVEFEQGSLPTIYTALFITNPAISDEDDNLVVEVAQHLGDNVVRTIAMDVTDGLTRGQEVKDTGKPIMMPVGEAGLGRVLNVVGRPVDGLGPVSQEKLLPIHREAPAFTEQDTTVRVLETGIKVIDLLVPFPRGGKMGLFGGAGVGKTVIMMEMVHNIAMQHGGISVFAGVGERTREGNDLYHEMKEANVLPKAALIYGQMTEPPGARARVALSALTAAEYFRDEEGQDVLIFIDNIFRFTQAGSEVSALLGRMPSAVGYQPTLAVDLGELQERITSTDKGSITAVQCVYVPADDLTDPAPATTFAHLDGTVVLSRKLVELGIYPSVDPLDSSSRILDAAYIGEEHYRVARKVQQILQKYTELQDIIAILGIDELADEDKLVVSRARRIQRFLSQPFHVAEVFTNTPGSYVKIEDTVQGFKAIVEGEHDDVPEQAFYMVGNIEEVLEKAKKMSAE
- the atpG gene encoding ATP synthase gamma chain; this encodes MPSLKDVQVKIGAVKKTKQITKAMNMVATSRLRGAQTNMEAFRPYAEKFEEVLGSLAGKSGETADVLLTPRDEVKKAHVVLCTSDRGLCGGFNVNLTEMAAAFVEEKTGQGIEVSSTNFGRRGRDWCKKVDIPIESEHIGVVGTDFGFSVSSNAGRKLVEGFLEGRYDEVYIIYSQFISMGKQLPTVKQLLPIPPIEVEENEPESSEYMPEHICEPSAQSLLGTLLPKSVHVQAHRALLETSTSEHAARMVAMDNATSACDDMIESLTLAYNKARQASITAELMDIVGGAEALKG